The genomic interval AGCAATGATCAGCAATCTTATATAGGTGAATCTAGGGGGTTTCGATCCGGATGATTTGCTGAGAGTCGGCAAAGAGGACGTGCAAATTAAAGGGTACGTCGGCTGTCTTGGCGGACTAATGATTGGAGAATACGCGGTCAATTTGTCCAAGCTTGCAAACGAAGCTAATCACGAGGGTAACAAGGAAATACTTCCTAATTGCCAAACGAAATGCGATGCAATGCCTTGCAAGAATTTGGGGATCTGCACCGAGGATTTTGAGAGGCAGGAATCATTGTGCAATTGCGAGTTGACGTCGTATTTCGGGGAGCATTGCGCCGATGGTGAGATGttttagtattaataataataaactggaTTAACtggagttttcttttttcaaaaggccattaaatttgtataattattattggtacgttaaataatttacttatctCAACTGTCTATTAAAATCTTATCTCGATCATTTTTcgcaaagagaatttttaaaaaaagaatttattaaaaatagattccagtaaatattataataatggtaTAAAtgcattttgatttttagaaacTTAATAGAAAGTATTTTGACTATAATTTATAGAGATATTActgaaaattgttattgttgaGAAATAgagtttggaaatttttaaacctaTTATTCaacagatttaattttatctgttTTTTCCTGACCTCGATAATAAATACcggtattattaataattttgaaaatattttgaaaataatacgatTTTGGAACAATCtagaaatttcttctattattttttagaaataccTGTAccattaaataatctttaaacgaTATGCATTTTAACCATTATTTatctatcgaatttttatttgtcctTATCTGACTCAATAACAGATACTGTTACTGTTACTATGCTtactgttttaatttttattaaactctttcttcaaaattatataattttgaaacaattcaGAAATTTCTCACAatgttaaatatgatttaaataaacacaGATATTATCGACTTATCGTTAAATTTCTCCCCAAATTCGCGACCATTCTAACATTTCCCAGATACGATACCAaggaatttctattttctgttAGAAAAAGGGGCAGACTTCAGTGGCGAGAGCGTCGTTCAACGGGAGTTCGATCTCGTTGGAAAAGTGAATCAAGTGAAAGTTCAACTCGCATTTTCGACCAACGAGCTACGACAACGTACCACAGCTCTTCTACTCTTACAGACAGAAAATAAGTAAgttctcccttccttcctgtCTGAAAATTCATCGCTCGATTTCATCCGTTTACGAACgcacaaaaatttcgaatcgctTACCTCTCGAATCCCCTTTTCAAaagcatttctttttttttttttttctttctccctttcagAAGAAGCTACTACCTGCTCGTTGCTTTAACGTCAGAGGGTCAATTGATCTTTGAGGAAGACAGAGAAGGATCCGCGTTCGGAGTGCGtttaaacgatataaattttttgaacggGGCCAGGCACAGCATTTACTACGTTCGAGACAATAGCACCGTCACGTTTCTGGTACGTCAAATGTAATAATTCGAGATTGCTCGAACATTCCTGCAATTTCTCCTTCGATTATAGATCGATCGTGAACCAGTGACACTGTTACCGATCCCAGCGTTGACTCTCGGGGAGGACGAGAGCCCCGGGGTGACCGAGATCCAACTAGGCGGTCTGAACACGACAGACTCGCGATTCAGCGCGTACAAGGGATACACCGGTTGTCTGAGCAGTGAGTTCcaaatcgttaaaaatcgtCCGACGATTCGAAACAATCGAAAGAATTGCGAAgcgacgaaaagaaaaagagacgaGATGGAAAAGAATTCGTCGACAGAGGAATGGCTCTAACAGAATACCATGTGTTTCTTATGTTAGACGAAACGATCGTCAGCCACGTTCCGATTACGAAATGACGGATACCCTCTTCTTGTAGACGTCGTGGTATCGATCAACGGGGGACCCGACATGAAGCCGCTCGAGGAGTATATGCTATTCACGAAACAGGGAAGCGAAACCGTGAGGGCGACGATGCCTGCCGGCGTCAGGAGCGCGCAGTGCGCCGTTTTCCACGTCCAACCGCACGGCCTTGACCCACCCAAGAACGATAGCAACGTGGTAAGCAatcctttcgaatttttccctttccgaatttttcgatcgaattaacaTTGAGATTCTCTTGCTACTTGTTGGATTTTTGTGAACAAATGACTCTCGACAATCCTCCTGCGagattacaattttcaaatcctCTTAATAAGAATTCTGACAGAAACGATTCTTacgtaaagaaaaatgttcgatCTTTgcacgaaattaaattactcaCGTAGCCGAGAAAcattagatttttatgaaGAATCTCCCTTATAAGTAATGcaaaaagtaagaaatttaatatacttatgaCACGTGTAATGGATTGATAAATAAAGTGGAAATACATCACACCGTGACGAAACAAACTTTCAAAGTTtcgagggaaggaagaaggaaggaaaagttttaagagaaaaaaatatgtaaggGGCGGAAAAAACTTTGTGTCGAAGGGTGTCGACAAAGTGTGGGTGGAGGACCCCCCGGAGAGGATACCGTACAAATCGCAATACACGAACGCGACCCAGGAGGAGCAAGGTGCTGGTACTTACATCTTCATCGCGTTGTGTTGCGTATTCGTGACGGCGGTGATCGGTTGCATCTACGAGGTGTGGCGGAGCGCGAGGAAAGATCGGCGCCGAAGGCGCGCATCAGTCGCCTCCACGGTACCCGCGCCCGGATCCCAGAGATGGCAATCGCAACAGTACACGGATCCATTGACGGGTGGAGTGAAAACGGTCGGGTTCAAGAACGTGGCCGAGGACGAGAAAAGACCGAACGGCACGCACATGAAGGCCGCGGTCAAGGAATATAAACCGCTTGCCAACGCGGAGTCGAAAGAATTGATTAACGATAAAAGAGTTCATATCATAGGTAGgctgattttgaaatatcgatcaatcaatttagtggaaaatatatatatatatatagatgtgtCGTTTGTGAAACGAGGATtcgaatttatgattataattttttttatagcagATGAAGAACCAGAGAAGAAGGAGCTCCTAGGGGTAAATACAGGCATCATCACTAAATCTCCGAAACTGAATCCATTCgtaaagattttttcttttttttataaaaattatctatattttaagtttgaaGTAAGCCTGCTGAAtagatctttcaaattttgcaaatttatgaTATCTATATACGAATTTAAGAAAGAGAACGATGATCGAATCGATGATTGAGTGTTTTAGTAATTTGATCGTTGTCTACTTTGCAGGCTCGCTTTTCAACCGATTTGAAAcattcgaaataaatgaaaaatccatTGATGAATAAAGTAGTAAACCAATTAGGAATATTTTcatgaagaataatttataaggaaaaaaatttttattttgtttaattaattaattaattgattaattttgataagttcaagtattaatttaaaatgtacatatacaaGATGTTCACATTAACTATCATGAATTTCGTGAGATTATTAGAATacgaattaagattttttattcctaTACGACTATTTCCAAATTCATTTCGTCTCAAAACGATAGAGATATAAAAACGaactcaatttttcattttcgcttTATTCTCTCGCATAAAATCTATAGGATTGTaccatattcaaattatacacCCTTACAGATATTCTCTAAACATCGAatgtataaaagtaaaatccaAAAAGTtaagatatgataaaataaactcAATTAAACCTAAATGCAGGATTGTACCAATGTATCCAAAATATACATCCTGAATatagtgaaattaaaattaagattgaaataaaaaaaattagaataaaacaaACAGAATTGAAACAGAACAGAAACCACTAGAAATaactatatagatatattttgtgaACATCGAACGTATACgtatgaaagataaatttaaaagaattagaaaaaaaaaacaattgaaacaatgaaaaataaattttatttcaacgtCTCAAATCGATCTACTTCCAGTCGATGGAAGATCTACAGGAGGAACCTGAATTGGAAGAATGCGAGGAAGAGGAACCAgatgaagaagatgaagatgaagatgaagatAATCCCAAAGAACAAAATACAGACGAGGAGGAGATACATCAAAAAACAGAACGTActgatgataatgattttgTCAAATCGGTAAGAAAAACATCGAGAAGTTATTTCTTGAATAGATAGGTATATCTGTCCTTGAAATATGAatcatttgatataatattgaaagaaatagcaaatctatttttctaaaGATCTCAAAGTACATATCATAtctgtataataataagtgaAAAATGTTCAGATTATTGATTTTGTTGAAGATCTAAAAATTGATAgagctttaaaaaaatattataaatttatgacttttattttaaaaaatatatataaattgatatatatttaaatatttaatattctttaattgaaCTTTATAAtgcctaataataattttctaaacaaaagattaaatctatatagcaatgttcaaaatttcaacaaaatctgtaattcaaaaatttagaaattttcttataaatcaaattaagaaatggaaattaaattttattattcttttctcttttctttgtaatttttaaattaatcaaattgtcattcaattttattaagaaaaatgtttatttcaaaGACAGATTCGATTTCACCATAAGCTATGTTCGAATTTTGTtggatatattcattaatattttgattgcgTAATACACCAATGTTATTCACATCCATTATCATCACACACATTTGTTATTTATCTTTGTCGGCTTTGTATGTATATCCCTCCTAcaccttttttttatatacatatacatatatatatatacataaatataaatatgcaatattGATTATGTTATACGAACGAATAAAACATCcttaaagaaatcaatttttcaaacgttGTAACATCTCATTCCTCGTAAATCCATTAAATACATTCTCCCTACAAATCATTTCATTCCGATAAACCGATTAGGAAATCATCTCATAGAATCGATTCGAGAAATGCGAAGAGATAAAAGGGATCGGGATGCAACGaacaataatcgaaaatatatgataCTTTCAGCCAGAAAATTCGTCTAGGATAAGTGTCGAAGAGAGTGTTGATTCCTTAAACAACAATCCGAAACACGATGAAACAAAAACGCAATACGAAGTTTAAAGGTATTCAGTATTATGGTATAGCTTGTTgcatcctttcttcttctgatTAGCCATTTGCTTTTTGATTATAATGCAAATGTAATTTGCAttcattttgcaaaatatataacgcgaataattttaataaaaaggagaagtataaagatttgaaaataataaaatattaaaatattattttgaattatataatgcgAATTACATTAGGATTATTATCACAGAATAAGAACATTAGTGCCATTAATTTGTTGTATttcaagtaattattttattgaaaatcattgCATGATTCTGTAtgattagtataaaaaaattgccttTTTCTGCTCTCcgttttttatagatattaattatctactcctatattaaaaatgaatgctttaaataaagaattttttctacaTCTTTTTagtaaagtgaaaaatataatttgttacaactataacaaaaaagatataacataaatcaactttaataaaatggaaatatttgaagaaaatattcaattgtatgaataaaatattcatcagtatttttcaattacttaGATAATactaagataataataaaactaagaaATTAACTTAGGAATAGtatcaaatgaatattaaaaaaaatttgactaTATAAAGAATGCATCAATCAATATtgcatgaattataaatatgcaaaaagaACCAATAGAATGTATTGCATTAAATGAATGCATGTtacattaaaaagttattgattataatttctataacaaCGTTCACTTTTTCCTAAACTTTCCttgaaatgaaatcaaaataatattttcactatctaacattttcaaattgaaaattacttaaaataagtTTCATCTTATTTAGGAAAACATGCTAAATGGTATTGGACAACGAtcaagaatcgaaaatttattttcaggtcagtatcattttaattatttgtgaaaaagcatattttgttattaaataatctacCACTAttgcaatatcatttttattttatattctaaattcgaataataattaaaaaatactatatatagtttaaatatcataagatAATAagtgcaaaattatttttaataaatatataacttattaatgcaagataaaaaaaataattaatattttatataaaaaatttacgtaatattataaataatcaaaaaaataatcaaataaagtaatcaaaaaaatttatattttatatataaattttatatataaattcttttatgtaaatttattagaagaactttttcaatatatttcattaaataaattcaatttctctataattaaatagttttaatattaatttttcaatatattatttattttaagaatttatatataatctatatataattttttagattctgCAAGGCGTTACATTTACAATCTGCCATCTATCTATTTACcggatcgaagaatttttggaTATCCATTGAATTATCCTGATTTAGCGAAATATCAatcaagaaatagaaattctattGAATCGGTATTATCTTTGGATTAGTGgatacttttcaaatttaaacaatttttaatttcgcgcCATGTTATGTGCGCACGCATCACAACTCTGAAGATAAtgcgaaataaaagaattttaatgtaCAACGATATACAATAACGAATcctcgttaaatattttatgatagttCTTAActacgaaaaaaaatctttaatttgttttaaaaatatgtaatacttACTTATGCAAACGTAGATTAAGTccatcgatgaaatattttcgtgaATTTTTCATGATTGATTGAACAACACATTGATTGAAGATATTCAGTATTTCagcaaaattgaaataatttactggaaaaaaaaataataaaattatttctgatgGTCATACTCTTAAATAACGATTCCTACAAACATCTCCctacatatatgtatgatatcaaatttacattatattataatacatacacATTAGAATatcaaagaagaatatatttcttttttatctcacATTACACGATTGTTAAAAACACACAAGATAAATGTACATCACAATcactttactttttaaattttacttaaaagttTGACACTCTTTCGTTCAACACTGCTTCCTCAAACTAACTGTTACTTTCGATAGTAttgctttttcaattttgaaaaatatcgattgttATAGTTATATCGATTATCGTTATATCGTTATTGTTGATCGCATCACaattcaattgaataattgagtCAATGTCAGATTtgactatattattataaaataaaaaatagttgatattaaaaaattaaagaatacatataataataataataaaattattgtcaataaaataaaaaacgtaataaatacgatcaatatattaaaaaatgttattcaaaataatgaaaataagttACGAATTAAGGttatgaattttgtttttaaattacttatattttctcatttttgaataataatgtttaaataaaaatataaacataaaaaaatgacaaaaattgttgaattatgtcctaataaaaatttgataaatttaaaatttgaaaaatatcagttttgtagcgatgaaatttcgatagatactgaaatatgtttaaaaacaggtaagcattattaaaaaaacaaatttttatctcaacaaataattatcatttattaaaataagatgtaATTATAAAGGTAATTATGTTTTTAGACGTATATAGGTTAGAATTAACAACAAATCGAGATTCCTTCTTAGAAACTCGATTATTCGCAtttcataatcatttattcaaaaatccaTATGATACATCATCCTGGTATATAGATGAAAATGGAATTGTATGgcgatttaaaaaagatggtAATTTAgaacaaatatatgaaattaataacttaaataaaaatgtgcaaAATCGTTTGTATAATCCATCAATTGGATTtactgataataatattattgtaatttctgATGGTGGagattgtttgaaattattaataacaaatgcccaagaaaatattaaatctttcacATTAAACAATGCGGAACCtggaataatattagatataagatatatagataCTACAAATACTATTATGATTGCTATGTGTGATATTAGAAGTAcaggtgaaaaaaaattttcaaggcttttattattaacatatgcTTGGAAAAATGCAGGAAATATAGATGAATTCTTTGAgcttattaataaagaaactttaaaaGTAAATGGTGCtattgaatatgtatatatagaaaactCTGGTAAATACTTACATTCCATTTGTCaagattatataacatttgattccccaaagataaaaaaatctattgataatgaaaaagatacaaagaaaattgagaaattaaaaattccaagataTTATTGGTCTCAAGATGAGGATTCAATAACAGTTTGGCTTAAAATAGACAATCaatatcgagataaaattaaagtaaatgtAACATCACTAGAACTATCAGTAacagtaaataataatgtactaATAGAAGGACAATGTCAATACAGATTAGATGAAGATTTAACGACATGGAAATATGAACAAGATACATTTAaacttgaattatataaacatgaaAATGGTTTAATGtggaatgaattaattaaaggtGATACTGGTGGAGAATGTTTACCTAATGAAACTTTGGCTACTGAAATTCATTCTAAgtatattacttaaaataagaattttattaaattattttttattattttatatttattattttaatattttaatatttattattttatatgtaggTTAGCACATTTGTGTACAaatcaaattgataataaacaaGGACAACCTTGTCTAGGATTTAATGCTGAACAACTTGAGGAATGTGATCTTGAAGGAAAAGATAATCTCTTATTGAGAGTTGATCTTGCTGAACAAACAAATACTCATTTAGCTATGCTTGGAACAAGCAATCAtgtattgtatacatataaaacaaaaaatggaCAAGCAATTTGTCTAAGACATAATAATGATGGTTTTTTATGGATTACTGATCaagtaaatgataataaatggaatatcaaacattattatacttttcctGGTTTTGGTTATGTTGAAGCaagtaaaagtaataaaaaattttgtgtttCTCCTGctggtaaatatttaaagttttattctaattaatatcagatttggacattattaaaatatttgataaataattattttaataacatgcaaatcttttaaaatttttttttctatgaattatttcattacttgatcataaaattttatattttttttattttatttattcaaaattatctctaattaaaatataagtttttcttctctctctctctctctctctatatatatatatatatttatttatttatttactatttgaagaaaattgaaattaaaatattattatgttttgtaattttttattctttctatttgaaatataatttgtccAAATctgacaaattataaattattttatatacaatattttacataataaattcatctaaaattatttttagatggtTCATATGTAGCTATTCTTGAGCAcacaagatatatatttctttataaaaggCCTGAATTAAATGTTCAAATTGGAAAACAATGGATTATAGATTTAGATAATGAAACCTATCCTATTATGGGAGCAGTCgccacaaataaatatttaattattcttactaaaaacaaattatatcgattaaatatttgtttttaagatATCGATTAATTACACTCATTTATCGTCgcatacaaatattttgtatgaatataattacaattatttataatttaatataattataattacaatataatta from Apis mellifera strain DH4 linkage group LG8, Amel_HAv3.1, whole genome shotgun sequence carries:
- the LOC100577288 gene encoding nudC domain-containing protein 1, with the protein product MTKIVELCPNKNLINLKFEKYQFCSDEISIDTEICLKTDVYRLELTTNRDSFLETRLFAFHNHLFKNPYDTSSWYIDENGIVWRFKKDGNLEQIYEINNLNKNVQNRLYNPSIGFTDNNIIVISDGGDCLKLLITNAQENIKSFTLNNAEPGIILDIRYIDTTNTIMIAMCDIRSTGEKKFSRLLLLTYAWKNAGNIDEFFELINKETLKVNGAIEYVYIENSGKYLHSICQDYITFDSPKIKKSIDNEKDTKKIEKLKIPRYYWSQDEDSITVWLKIDNQYRDKIKVNVTSLELSVTVNNNVLIEGQCQYRLDEDLTTWKYEQDTFKLELYKHENGLMWNELIKGDTGGECLPNETLATEIHSKLAHLCTNQIDNKQGQPCLGFNAEQLEECDLEGKDNLLLRVDLAEQTNTHLAMLGTSNHVLYTYKTKNGQAICLRHNNDGFLWITDQVNDNKWNIKHYYTFPGFGYVEASKSNKKFCVSPADGSYVAILEHTRYIFLYKRPELNVQIGKQWIIDLDNETYPIMGAVATNKYLIILTKNKLYRLNICF